The region GATAATGCCGCAACACGGCTGATGGTGAATTTAGGGCTTCCCGCGCTCATTTATCCCCCAGGAATGTGTTAACTACCAGTGACTTAAAATTTACCGTGATGACACGAATCTTTCGCGCCACACCATACGCTGAATTTGCCTTAATAACCCTGGATAATTCCGAGTCTCAGGCCAACTCCCCCTTTACCAGAGGCACAAAGCGCACGGCTTCCACGGTGTCGATAATAAACTCGCCGCCGCGCCGACGAACGCGCTTCAAAAGCTGCTGCTCGTCCCCGACGGGCAGAACAAGAATTCCCCCCTCATCCAGCTGCGACAACAGGGCCGCAGGAATTTCAGGCGGGGCCGCCGTCACGATGATCGCGTCAAACGGCGCGCGCGCCTTCCAACCCTGCCATCCATCACCGTGTCGTGTCGAAACATTGTGTAAATCAAGTTGTTTCAGGCGACGACGCGCCTGCCACTGTAAACCTTTAATTCGCTCAACGGAGCATACATGATGAACCAGATGCGCCAGGATCGCGGTTTGATACCCCGACCCGGTGCCAATCTCCAGCACGCGGGAGTCAGGCGTCAGCTCCAGCAGCTCCGTCATGCGCGCCACCATGTAAGGCTGTGAAATCGTCTGGCCCTGTCCGATGGGCAGCGCCACGTTTTCCCACGCTTTGTGTTCAAACGCCTCGTCTACAAATTTCTCACGCGGAACCTGAGCAAGCGCTTCAAGCACGTGCTCGTCGCGGATCCCCTGCGCGCGGAGTTGTTCCAGAAGAGTTTGTACACGTTTGTTTACCATTGCGCGTTCACTCCTGCGCGATCCAGCCAGCCCGACACCACATCATGCGCGCTATACGCGGTTAAATCTACGTGCAGGGGGGTAACCGAAACATAGCCTTCATCAACGGCGGCAAAGTCGGTATCCGGACCCGCATCGCACTTATCGCCGGGAGGGCCAATCCAGTAAAGCGTGTTGCCGCGAGGATCCTGCTGCGGGATGACCTGATCGGCAGGGTGTCGACTCCCGCAACGGGTGACGCGAATGCCTTTAATTTCGTCGAGGGAAAGATCCGGCACGTTGATGTTGAGGATGCGCCCGGTACGCAACGGCTCGCGGCCGAGCGCCCGCAGGATCGAACAGGTCACCGCGGCGGCGGTATCGTAGTGCGTATGGCCGTTCAACGAGACCGCCAGCGCCGGGAATCCCAGATGGCGCCCTTCCATTGCGGCCGCCACGGTGCCGGAGTAAATCACGTCATCGCCGAGGTTAGGACCGGCGTTAATGCCGGAAACAACGATATCCGGACGCGGACGCATCAGCGCGTTCACGCCCAGAAAAACACAGTCGGTTGGCGTGCCCATCTGCACGGCAATATCGCCATTTTCAAAGGTAAAGGTGCGAAGCGACGACTCCAGCGTCAGAGAGTTAGACGCTCCACTGCGGTTACGATCGGGCGCCACGACCTGCACATCCGCAAATTCACGGAGATGTTTCGCCAGGGTCTGAATGCCTGGCGCGTGGATCCCGTCATCGTTACTCAGCAATATTCGCATAATCACCCGAGGTGTTGATTAGTTCCCTGACAACACTGGTGGCAAAGCTACCTGCCGGTAGCCAGAAGCGTAACTCGACGGTTACATCATCCCACCAGTTCCAGCTTAACTGCTGCGGATAGAGCAGCATCGCGCGGCGTGCCGCTTCAACTTTTTCCCGCACCAGCAAGGATTGTAATTCTGGCGCATCCGCTACGGCTGACTGCTCGGCGGCCAGCGCGTCGCCCTGCGTTCCCCAGTCGCCCGTACCCGGCAGCGCGGCGGTAATCATCAGCGCTTTTGCGTCCACGCGCGACTGCACATCGGCCATTTCTTCGGCCGTTGCCACAAACCAGCTTCCGCGTCCCGCTAATTGTAGCGCATCGCCAACAACAACTTGATTCGCGTCTGTTTTTTTCAGCCTTTCGCTCACAATCTGATTAAACAACGCGCTGCGGGCCGCAGACAACCAAAAACTGCGTTTATTCCTGTCGCGCACCGGTGCATCGCTTTGCGCCCAGCGCAGCGCGCCCTGCAGGTTGCTGCCGCCAATGCCAAAGCGCTGCGCGCCAAAGTAGTTCGGTACGCCGCGTTCACTGATAGCGTTCAGTCGTTTTTCAACATCTTCGCGGTGCGACACTTCACGCAACACCAGCGTAAAGTCGTTCCCCTTCAACGCCCCCAGACGCAGTTTGCGCTTGTGCCGGGCGAATTCCAGTACCTTACAGCCTTCAAGCTCAAATTTGCTTAAATCAGGCATCGTATTGCCGGGAACGCGCGCACAGAGCCACTGTTCCGTGACGGCGTGTTTATCTTTCTGCCCGGCAAAGCTTACTTCGCGGGCATGAATTTTGAGGAATTTTGCCAGCGCGTCGGCCACGAAGCGGGTATTGCAGCCATTTTTCAGAATACGCACCAGGATATGTTCGCCTTCGCCATCCGGCTCAAAGCCCAGATCCTCCACCACGAGGAAATCTTCCGGGCTGGCTTTCAGCACCCCGTTCCCCTGCGGTTTACCGTGCAGGTATGTCAGGTTGTCGAAGTCCGTCATTTGCTCGCCTTCACCAGCAGCGCCACGGCCTCACAGGCAATCCCTTCGCCACGCCCGGTAAAGCCCAGCTTCTCGGTCGTCGTCGCTTTGACGTTCACGTCGTCCATATGGCAGCCCAGATCTTCTGCAATAAACACGCGCATCTGCGGAATGTGCGGCAGCATTTTCGGGGCCTGGGCAATAATCGTCACGTCGACGTTGCCGAGGGTGTAGCCTTTCGCCTGAATGCGGCGCCACGCTTCGCGCAGCAGTTCGCGGCTGTCCGCGCCTTTAAATGCCGGGTCGGTGTCCGGGAACAGCTTGCCGATATCACCCAGCGCGGCAGCGCCCAACAGCGCGTCGGTCAGCGCATGCAGTGCCACGTCGCCATCAGAATGCGCCAGC is a window of Enterobacter cloacae complex sp. ECNIH7 DNA encoding:
- a CDS encoding protein-L-isoaspartate(D-aspartate) O-methyltransferase, with protein sequence MVNKRVQTLLEQLRAQGIRDEHVLEALAQVPREKFVDEAFEHKAWENVALPIGQGQTISQPYMVARMTELLELTPDSRVLEIGTGSGYQTAILAHLVHHVCSVERIKGLQWQARRRLKQLDLHNVSTRHGDGWQGWKARAPFDAIIVTAAPPEIPAALLSQLDEGGILVLPVGDEQQLLKRVRRRGGEFIIDTVEAVRFVPLVKGELA
- the surE gene encoding 5'/3'-nucleotidase SurE, which codes for MRILLSNDDGIHAPGIQTLAKHLREFADVQVVAPDRNRSGASNSLTLESSLRTFTFENGDIAVQMGTPTDCVFLGVNALMRPRPDIVVSGINAGPNLGDDVIYSGTVAAAMEGRHLGFPALAVSLNGHTHYDTAAAVTCSILRALGREPLRTGRILNINVPDLSLDEIKGIRVTRCGSRHPADQVIPQQDPRGNTLYWIGPPGDKCDAGPDTDFAAVDEGYVSVTPLHVDLTAYSAHDVVSGWLDRAGVNAQW
- the truD gene encoding tRNA pseudouridine(13) synthase TruD, whose amino-acid sequence is MTDFDNLTYLHGKPQGNGVLKASPEDFLVVEDLGFEPDGEGEHILVRILKNGCNTRFVADALAKFLKIHAREVSFAGQKDKHAVTEQWLCARVPGNTMPDLSKFELEGCKVLEFARHKRKLRLGALKGNDFTLVLREVSHREDVEKRLNAISERGVPNYFGAQRFGIGGSNLQGALRWAQSDAPVRDRNKRSFWLSAARSALFNQIVSERLKKTDANQVVVGDALQLAGRGSWFVATAEEMADVQSRVDAKALMITAALPGTGDWGTQGDALAAEQSAVADAPELQSLLVREKVEAARRAMLLYPQQLSWNWWDDVTVELRFWLPAGSFATSVVRELINTSGDYANIAE
- the ispF gene encoding 2-C-methyl-D-erythritol 2,4-cyclodiphosphate synthase, coding for MRIGHGFDVHAFGGEGPIIIGGVRIPYEKGLLAHSDGDVALHALTDALLGAAALGDIGKLFPDTDPAFKGADSRELLREAWRRIQAKGYTLGNVDVTIIAQAPKMLPHIPQMRVFIAEDLGCHMDDVNVKATTTEKLGFTGRGEGIACEAVALLVKASK